Proteins encoded by one window of Desulfovibrio oxyclinae DSM 11498:
- a CDS encoding DUF2156 domain-containing protein, with product MALEFEPISLARQEEYHKALFSCPDRASSDYAFANIWGWAEHYGLEWAFHKNMVFIRQTKPETVCWAPVGPWHEYDWFGCKAMVEAGKFTRVPDYLAKLWQEAYADRIELTENRDHFDYLYSVEDLTELRGNKFHKKKNLLNQFVKKTDFNYHPMEPECVEEVLAMQAEWIAWYEENNPSEALVAENHAIERVLHDFDRIGTLYGGAIRVDGRVIAYTVAEALDEETVVIHFEKGDVRYKGVYQAINQMFLKHNAQEFKYVNREQDLGDEGLRKAKLSYNPAFLLKKYEARLK from the coding sequence ATGGCGCTAGAATTTGAACCGATCAGCCTTGCGCGTCAGGAAGAATATCACAAAGCACTGTTCAGCTGCCCGGACAGGGCCAGCTCAGACTATGCCTTTGCCAACATTTGGGGCTGGGCCGAGCACTACGGGCTTGAATGGGCCTTTCACAAGAACATGGTCTTCATCCGTCAGACCAAGCCGGAAACCGTTTGCTGGGCCCCAGTGGGCCCATGGCACGAGTACGACTGGTTCGGGTGCAAGGCCATGGTGGAAGCAGGCAAATTCACCCGCGTGCCCGACTACCTCGCCAAACTCTGGCAGGAAGCGTACGCCGACCGCATCGAACTGACTGAAAACCGGGACCATTTCGACTACCTCTATTCGGTCGAAGACCTCACCGAGCTGCGGGGCAACAAGTTCCACAAGAAAAAGAACCTGCTCAACCAGTTCGTGAAGAAAACGGATTTCAATTACCATCCCATGGAGCCGGAGTGCGTGGAGGAAGTCCTCGCCATGCAGGCCGAATGGATCGCTTGGTATGAGGAAAACAACCCGTCTGAAGCGCTTGTGGCCGAGAATCACGCCATCGAGCGTGTACTGCATGACTTCGACCGTATCGGAACCCTTTACGGCGGCGCCATTCGCGTGGACGGTCGGGTCATCGCCTACACCGTGGCCGAGGCACTGGACGAGGAAACGGTGGTCATTCATTTCGAAAAGGGCGACGTGCGCTACAAGGGTGTTTATCAGGCCATCAACCAGATGTTCCTCAAGCACAACGCCCAGGAGTTCAAATACGTGAACCGTGAGCAGGACCTTGGTGACGAGGGCTTGCGCAAGGCCAAACTCTCGTACAATCCGGCCTTTCTGCTGAAGAAATACGAGGCGCGGCTCAAGTAG
- a CDS encoding alkaline phosphatase family protein — protein sequence MSIVLKDRQWHRLAVLGLDGLPLDLARKLGDTLPNIARIAAEADTVDAEIPELSPVNWTSMFTGKGPEEHGVFGFARFDPDTYRSSPASFEAVACPTIFDRLGEAGRVSRVINLPNTYPARPIRGMLVAGFVAEDLARAVHPPFLLPKLKEAGYLIEPETANASADPAGLLLGLRESLKTRRKALDMLWPDHGWDLFIFVLTETDRLFHFLYTAVTDSMHPLHRECMDFLHDWDEAVGDFLERYDALPEPKRLMVHADHGFTELKTEVCLNTWLVSNGLLSLDFPPEGEWDSSKISPQARAFALDPGRIYLHRRSRFSRGCLRDADADRMIPELKAALEGLTHAGERVMERVFTADELYSGTLRDRAPDLVCLARPGYDLKAKFGRDSVFGFHGRTGTHTARGAIWYDSHGSKPRRMREIGQEILKHFNLDP from the coding sequence GTGAGCATCGTACTGAAGGACAGGCAGTGGCATCGGCTGGCCGTGCTCGGTCTGGACGGGCTTCCGCTAGACCTTGCCCGCAAGCTCGGCGACACCCTGCCCAATATCGCCCGTATCGCCGCTGAAGCGGACACCGTTGACGCTGAAATTCCCGAACTTTCTCCGGTGAACTGGACCTCCATGTTCACGGGAAAAGGACCTGAAGAGCACGGGGTTTTCGGATTTGCGCGGTTTGACCCGGACACCTACCGCTCCTCGCCAGCCAGTTTCGAAGCCGTGGCCTGTCCCACCATATTCGATCGTCTGGGGGAAGCCGGTCGCGTTTCACGGGTCATCAACCTGCCCAACACCTATCCGGCTCGTCCCATCCGGGGAATGCTGGTGGCCGGGTTTGTAGCCGAAGACCTCGCCCGCGCCGTGCATCCGCCCTTTCTGCTGCCGAAGCTGAAGGAAGCGGGCTACCTCATTGAGCCGGAGACCGCCAATGCTTCCGCTGACCCTGCGGGACTTCTTCTGGGCCTGCGCGAAAGCCTCAAGACGCGGCGCAAGGCGCTGGACATGCTCTGGCCCGACCACGGCTGGGATCTTTTCATCTTCGTGCTGACGGAAACGGATCGGCTTTTCCATTTTCTGTACACTGCGGTGACGGATTCCATGCATCCGCTGCACCGGGAATGCATGGATTTCCTGCACGATTGGGATGAAGCGGTGGGTGACTTTCTTGAACGGTATGATGCGTTGCCGGAGCCGAAGCGTTTGATGGTCCATGCGGACCACGGATTCACGGAGTTGAAGACCGAAGTCTGCCTCAACACATGGCTTGTCTCAAACGGTCTGCTTTCGCTGGATTTTCCGCCGGAAGGCGAATGGGATTCCTCCAAGATTTCGCCGCAGGCCCGCGCCTTTGCCCTTGATCCGGGACGAATTTATCTGCACCGCCGTTCCCGCTTTTCGCGAGGCTGCCTGCGAGACGCAGACGCAGACAGGATGATCCCGGAGCTTAAAGCGGCCCTTGAGGGCTTGACCCATGCGGGGGAACGGGTCATGGAACGTGTCTTCACGGCTGACGAACTCTATTCCGGCACGCTCCGTGACCGTGCGCCGGACCTTGTCTGTCTGGCCCGTCCGGGGTACGACCTCAAGGCGAAGTTCGGTCGCGACAGCGTTTTCGGATTTCACGGACGCACCGGCACCCATACCGCCCGTGGTGCCATCTGGTACGACTCCCATGGCTCGAAGCCGCGCCGAATGCGCGAAATCGGGCAGGAAATACTCAAGCATTTCAATCTGGACCCATAA
- a CDS encoding ATP-dependent helicase — MSIDLKNQLNPAQYEAVTTTEGPVLVIAGAGSGKTRTIVYRLAHLVEQGVDPAQILLLTFTRKASQEMLARAEGILGRPLDGTSGGTFHSFAYATLRRNAMDLGFDGGFTLMDRGDQENAVRDIRAELELGKGDKSFPKKNTVLDMITKSRNKEEPLDAIVQREAYHLSPYIDDIAEIASAYAGFKRKHALLDYDDLLFEFDRLLTENEPLRNQLSTRYRYVMVDEYQDTNLVQARIVQKLAGTSGNVMAVGDDAQSIYAFRGAKVDNILKFPEIFPGAKVIRLEQNYRSTQEILDLTNNILENARTKFDKHLFSEIKGRGKPEVVYPISDQTQARIVLDKILELEKRYPLKEIAVLFRAGFQSFHLETSLTRLGVNYRKFGGIRFSEAAHIKDIMSLLRLSLNTNDLLAWQRALDHVKGVGPKTVAKIYEALHTQGREKYLASMRKKHPAVAELLDELDAVRRSQLTPAGTLDRLMAFYQPILTEKFPDDYPKRQQGLEQLAQIAANYRTMDQFLADLSLDGDPEDDEIDEDALVLSTVHSSKGLEWSAVILIDLVEDRFPSKRAIQRPEDLEEERRLMYVACTRAKEHLSLMVPKTIYNRFNGTSDPAMPSPFVMELPNECFERLHESYSGGLERKQNAPKPKGSSKVTNKVRSASESGSDDSEKLGFCRHKIFGKGKIIARIPPDKYRINFPGFGLKVIIKDYVELL, encoded by the coding sequence ATGAGCATCGACCTGAAGAATCAATTGAATCCGGCCCAGTACGAGGCCGTCACCACAACCGAAGGCCCGGTGCTGGTCATCGCGGGGGCCGGTTCCGGCAAGACGCGGACCATCGTCTACAGGCTGGCCCACCTCGTGGAACAGGGCGTAGACCCTGCGCAGATCCTGCTGCTGACCTTCACCCGCAAGGCTTCACAGGAAATGCTCGCCCGTGCCGAAGGCATCCTTGGGCGCCCGCTCGACGGCACCAGCGGCGGGACGTTCCACTCATTTGCTTACGCCACCCTTCGCCGTAACGCCATGGACCTCGGGTTTGACGGCGGCTTCACGCTCATGGATCGCGGGGATCAGGAAAACGCGGTGCGAGACATTCGTGCCGAACTCGAACTCGGCAAGGGAGACAAGTCGTTTCCCAAGAAAAACACCGTGCTGGACATGATCACCAAGTCCCGCAACAAGGAGGAGCCGCTGGACGCCATCGTGCAGCGCGAGGCCTACCACCTCTCCCCCTACATCGACGATATCGCGGAAATCGCCTCGGCTTACGCAGGATTCAAACGCAAGCACGCCCTGCTCGACTATGACGACCTGCTTTTCGAATTCGACAGACTGCTCACCGAGAACGAGCCGCTGCGCAACCAGCTCTCCACGCGCTATCGCTACGTCATGGTGGACGAATATCAGGACACCAACCTCGTGCAGGCGCGCATCGTGCAAAAGCTTGCGGGAACCAGCGGCAACGTCATGGCTGTCGGTGACGATGCCCAATCCATTTACGCCTTCCGTGGCGCGAAAGTGGACAACATCCTCAAGTTTCCTGAAATATTTCCCGGCGCAAAGGTCATCCGGCTGGAGCAGAACTACCGCAGTACGCAGGAAATCCTCGATCTGACCAACAACATTCTGGAAAACGCGCGCACCAAATTCGACAAGCACCTTTTTTCTGAGATCAAGGGGCGCGGCAAGCCCGAAGTGGTTTATCCCATCAGCGACCAGACGCAGGCGCGCATCGTGCTGGACAAGATTCTGGAGCTTGAGAAGCGGTATCCGCTCAAGGAGATCGCCGTGCTCTTTCGGGCCGGTTTTCAGTCCTTCCATCTGGAAACCTCGCTCACGCGTCTTGGGGTAAACTATCGCAAATTCGGCGGTATACGCTTCAGCGAAGCAGCGCACATCAAGGATATCATGTCGCTTCTGCGCCTGAGCCTGAACACCAATGATCTGCTGGCGTGGCAGCGGGCACTGGATCACGTGAAAGGGGTCGGGCCCAAGACCGTGGCCAAGATTTACGAGGCGCTGCACACACAGGGACGAGAGAAGTATCTGGCCAGTATGCGCAAGAAGCATCCCGCCGTGGCGGAGCTGCTTGATGAATTGGACGCCGTGCGCCGCTCCCAGCTGACACCCGCCGGGACGCTGGATCGCCTCATGGCGTTCTATCAGCCCATTCTCACTGAGAAATTCCCGGACGACTATCCCAAACGGCAGCAGGGACTGGAGCAGCTGGCGCAGATTGCCGCCAACTACCGCACCATGGATCAGTTTCTGGCCGACCTTTCCCTCGACGGCGATCCCGAAGACGATGAGATCGACGAGGACGCCTTGGTGCTGTCCACCGTTCACTCCTCCAAGGGACTTGAATGGAGCGCGGTCATCCTCATCGACCTCGTTGAGGATCGCTTCCCTTCCAAGCGGGCCATACAGCGCCCCGAGGACCTCGAAGAAGAACGCCGCCTCATGTACGTGGCCTGCACGCGGGCCAAGGAGCATCTGAGCCTGATGGTGCCCAAGACCATCTACAACCGCTTTAACGGCACCTCGGATCCGGCAATGCCCTCGCCCTTCGTCATGGAACTGCCCAACGAATGCTTCGAGAGGCTGCACGAGTCCTATTCCGGCGGTCTTGAGCGCAAGCAGAACGCCCCGAAACCGAAGGGGAGCTCCAAGGTGACCAACAAGGTGCGCAGCGCATCGGAATCCGGCTCCGACGATTCCGAGAAGCTCGGTTTCTGCCGCCACAAGATTTTCGGAAAAGGCAAGATCATCGCCCGTATCCCGCCCGACAAGTACCGCATCAACTTCCCGGGCTTCGGACTCAAGGTTATCATCAAAGATTACGTGGAACTCTTGTAA
- the thiL gene encoding thiamine-phosphate kinase, whose product MNPASEDAFLELIDSHFTLSNPHVKLGRGDDCCILSNESDLCVSSDLFLEDVHFRRSYFSPGDIGYKALAVNLSDIAGMGARPIAFNMDLMIPDGLPDGFWDEFFSSMSALARQNDLVLAGGDLSRADKLGVNITIFGAGGSKGRFIERRKAAVGDGVFVCGDLGLARVGMLAMEEMGDAAKEAYPAACRAHLRPKMKLMIASLLTAAGTSSLMDVSDGLARDLPRLVTPEQGVDIEISEDMIPAEVVRYCEEKGLDPVETLVLGGEDYALLGTADFETGFKVRSVPGVQMLGKVSGTPGVRVNGKDFSTSGFDHFA is encoded by the coding sequence ATGAACCCTGCCAGCGAAGACGCGTTTCTGGAACTCATCGATTCCCATTTCACCCTGAGCAATCCGCACGTGAAGCTCGGACGCGGGGACGACTGCTGCATTTTGTCCAATGAATCGGACCTGTGCGTCAGTTCGGACCTGTTTCTGGAGGATGTCCACTTCCGGCGCTCATATTTTTCACCCGGCGATATCGGCTACAAGGCACTCGCGGTCAACCTTTCGGACATAGCCGGAATGGGCGCGCGACCGATTGCCTTCAACATGGACCTGATGATTCCCGATGGCCTGCCGGACGGATTCTGGGATGAGTTCTTCTCATCCATGTCTGCCCTCGCCCGCCAGAACGATCTGGTGCTCGCTGGCGGTGATCTGAGCCGGGCCGACAAGCTCGGCGTGAACATCACCATTTTCGGCGCCGGTGGTTCCAAGGGTCGTTTTATCGAGCGCAGAAAAGCCGCCGTTGGTGACGGGGTCTTCGTCTGCGGTGATCTCGGGCTTGCCCGCGTGGGTATGCTCGCCATGGAAGAAATGGGCGACGCCGCCAAGGAAGCCTATCCCGCCGCCTGCCGTGCCCACCTGCGCCCCAAGATGAAGCTGATGATCGCCTCCCTGCTCACCGCGGCAGGCACCTCTTCGCTCATGGATGTGTCGGACGGGCTGGCGAGGGATCTGCCCCGGTTGGTGACTCCCGAACAGGGCGTGGACATTGAGATTTCCGAAGACATGATCCCGGCCGAGGTGGTACGCTACTGCGAGGAAAAGGGACTCGACCCGGTGGAGACCCTCGTTCTCGGCGGCGAGGACTACGCACTTCTCGGCACCGCCGACTTCGAGACCGGTTTCAAGGTACGCTCGGTTCCGGGCGTTCAGATGCTCGGCAAGGTGAGCGGCACCCCCGGCGTGCGGGTCAACGGAAAGGATTTTTCAACCAGCGGCTTCGACCATTTCGCGTAG
- the tsaA gene encoding tRNA (N6-threonylcarbamoyladenosine(37)-N6)-methyltransferase TrmO has protein sequence MDLTIHPVGWISSSITDRNTAPKMEDEDGAVRAVIDIEPEYEAGLDGLSEGDWVELFTWFHESNRKTLKVHPRGKEDKPQRGVFSTRSPFRPNPVGLHRVRVMRIEGTRLEVEPLEAIDGTPVMDIKPFPKKWKGKLAELNEKE, from the coding sequence ATGGACCTTACCATTCATCCCGTCGGCTGGATCAGTTCAAGCATCACGGACAGGAACACCGCCCCCAAGATGGAGGACGAGGACGGCGCGGTACGGGCCGTCATCGACATCGAACCCGAGTATGAAGCCGGGCTCGACGGCCTGTCCGAGGGTGACTGGGTCGAACTGTTCACGTGGTTCCACGAGTCGAATCGCAAGACGCTGAAGGTTCATCCGCGCGGCAAGGAAGACAAGCCTCAGCGCGGCGTGTTCTCCACCCGCTCGCCCTTCCGTCCCAATCCGGTGGGGCTGCACAGGGTTCGCGTCATGCGCATTGAAGGCACCCGCCTTGAAGTGGAGCCGCTGGAAGCCATCGACGGCACACCCGTCATGGACATCAAGCCCTTCCCCAAGAAATGGAAGGGTAAACTGGCAGAACTCAACGAAAAGGAATGA
- a CDS encoding alpha/beta fold hydrolase, giving the protein MITSDGVRLHVETHGSGRPLVLVHGWSMSCRFFDRQVNGLSSRFKVVTYDLRGHGRSETSRRGHTLERYAKDLRELIESLDLRSCILCGWSLAGPLVLDYWSRFGSDRVAALGLIEATPAPMHPAEWNTHGLRGRDAMALDIFLNAFVANRSGYGRSFVNGMFAAGAAGRDFDWMFAEYLLAKPSSAAAIYRDYARCDYVDALGTVSVPSLAAFGSHAKVCFGPKTGRFTAESMPDCRLEIFNQSGHMPFWEEAEAFNRSIEALAARIPS; this is encoded by the coding sequence ATGATCACCAGCGACGGCGTCCGGCTGCATGTCGAGACGCACGGTAGCGGCCGTCCCCTCGTGCTTGTCCACGGATGGAGCATGAGCTGCCGTTTCTTTGATCGTCAGGTGAACGGCCTGTCGAGCCGGTTCAAGGTGGTGACCTACGACCTGCGCGGCCACGGGCGTTCCGAAACATCCCGCCGCGGACACACGCTTGAACGATACGCGAAAGACCTGCGGGAACTGATCGAATCGCTGGACCTGCGAAGCTGCATCCTGTGCGGCTGGTCGCTTGCAGGGCCGTTGGTGCTGGACTACTGGAGCCGTTTCGGGAGTGACCGTGTTGCCGCGCTCGGGCTCATTGAAGCCACGCCCGCCCCCATGCATCCCGCCGAATGGAATACTCACGGTCTGCGCGGGCGCGACGCCATGGCGCTGGACATCTTTCTGAACGCCTTTGTCGCCAACCGCAGCGGATACGGGCGTTCCTTTGTCAACGGCATGTTCGCCGCAGGAGCGGCAGGCCGGGACTTCGACTGGATGTTTGCGGAATACCTTCTGGCAAAACCGTCCTCGGCCGCAGCCATCTACAGGGATTATGCGCGATGCGACTACGTGGATGCGCTCGGAACGGTCTCGGTTCCTTCGCTGGCCGCCTTCGGCTCACACGCCAAGGTCTGTTTCGGCCCGAAGACCGGACGGTTCACCGCCGAATCCATGCCGGACTGCCGTCTTGAGATCTTCAACCAGAGTGGTCACATGCCCTTCTGGGAAGAAGCCGAAGCGTTCAACCGTTCTATTGAGGCTCTGGCCGCCAGAATACCGTCCTAG
- the prmA gene encoding 50S ribosomal protein L11 methyltransferase — translation MATLLKIEFSVPADESDECTEFLSSKVPHGWEEIESGGRANYTLFLEDHPLGMELVREIETRFPGCGLKYHEQESEDWAMAWKDFFAPVSCGDRFEILPPWLKDQMDDGMTHIVIEPKMAFGTGHHPTTSLCLELIGELSKEGRIAKGMEFLDMGTGSGILAIGLAKLGLEGLAVDIDAQAVVCARENVNANDCAENIALSVGGVESVAADRTYDLVVANILSGPLIEMAGDLVRHVKKGGSLILSGILAEQAERVAAAYERRGLPRPEIFRQGEWVALLWKEVAI, via the coding sequence ATGGCGACCCTGCTCAAGATAGAATTCTCCGTTCCCGCTGACGAGTCCGACGAATGCACCGAATTTCTCTCCTCCAAAGTCCCCCACGGCTGGGAGGAGATCGAATCAGGCGGTCGCGCAAACTATACCCTTTTTCTCGAAGACCACCCTCTGGGCATGGAACTCGTTCGCGAGATTGAAACCAGATTCCCCGGCTGCGGCCTGAAATATCACGAACAGGAATCCGAGGACTGGGCCATGGCCTGGAAAGATTTTTTCGCCCCGGTTTCTTGCGGCGACCGTTTCGAAATCCTGCCGCCGTGGCTCAAGGATCAGATGGACGACGGCATGACGCACATCGTCATCGAACCCAAAATGGCTTTCGGCACCGGCCACCACCCCACCACATCCCTGTGCCTTGAGCTCATCGGCGAACTCTCCAAGGAAGGACGCATCGCCAAGGGCATGGAGTTTCTCGACATGGGCACCGGCTCCGGCATCCTCGCCATAGGTCTTGCCAAGCTCGGCCTTGAGGGGCTCGCCGTGGATATTGATGCGCAGGCCGTGGTCTGCGCACGCGAGAACGTCAATGCCAACGATTGCGCTGAAAACATTGCGCTTTCCGTGGGTGGCGTCGAAAGCGTCGCGGCGGACAGAACCTATGATCTGGTGGTTGCAAACATCCTCTCCGGGCCGCTCATCGAAATGGCGGGCGATCTTGTCCGGCACGTCAAGAAAGGCGGCAGCCTTATCCTTTCCGGCATCCTTGCCGAGCAAGCCGAACGCGTAGCCGCAGCGTATGAACGTCGGGGACTGCCCAGGCCTGAAATCTTCAGGCAGGGTGAATGGGTGGCACTGCTCTGGAAAGAGGTGGCAATCTAG
- a CDS encoding endonuclease III domain-containing protein gives MLDSLGSSGWWPGETPFEXCVGAILTQNTAWTNVEKAIAALQEAECMEPQAMYALPPEELAVLIRPAGYFNIKAARLRGFLELLRDRCDWNLAAFDDFETGELRKTLLSVKGIGPETADSMLLYAFGRPVFVVDAYTARMFARHGMVSEEVEYHELQALFMDALDQDVALYNEFHALIVRTGKDWCKKKAPLCETCPLKTFLD, from the coding sequence ATGCTCGATTCGCTTGGATCAAGCGGATGGTGGCCCGGTGAAACACCTTTCGAANTATGCGTCGGTGCCATTCTCACCCAGAATACCGCGTGGACCAACGTCGAAAAGGCGATTGCTGCCCTTCAGGAGGCGGAGTGCATGGAGCCACAGGCCATGTACGCCTTACCCCCCGAAGAACTCGCCGTCCTTATTCGACCGGCTGGTTATTTCAACATAAAAGCCGCACGGCTGCGCGGGTTTCTTGAACTTCTTCGGGACCGCTGCGACTGGAATCTTGCGGCGTTTGATGACTTCGAAACCGGAGAGCTTCGCAAAACCCTGCTTTCAGTCAAAGGGATCGGTCCGGAAACAGCCGATTCCATGCTCCTTTATGCCTTTGGCAGACCCGTTTTCGTGGTGGATGCCTACACTGCAAGGATGTTTGCGAGACACGGCATGGTTTCTGAGGAAGTCGAGTATCATGAGCTACAGGCTCTTTTCATGGACGCTCTGGATCAGGATGTGGCACTGTACAACGAATTTCATGCATTGATCGTGCGCACGGGCAAGGACTGGTGTAAAAAGAAAGCACCGCTTTGTGAAACCTGCCCACTCAAGACATTTCTGGATTAG
- a CDS encoding murein hydrolase activator EnvC family protein, producing the protein MQHSNRLIIIFLAIFAVAAFGTHAMAQAVHKQLQEKQQEADRTEQLMKRLKAREGGLSQKLRDIRSRMKTLLPEVRAQEAELHKIREHEHEARKEHYELDAKRKQLLSELQNLVKSIWPVHLTNLRAQLGNIASWDSADRRFTWLAEVYGATREKFVAVRETTEKLAKNLERQKLLEKEAEAQLKRVNASKDRLLRDKLALRRELRNVREKKQDLESQLKGILADIKTLNYRLQTQKTKNFKHYKRALPWPAAGSVAAGFSPSATPPRRGLAIETGDQEEVRSVFWGKVVHNDLLRGFGQVVIVYHGFDYYSLYAFMSETFVQTGQEVEKDEPIGKTGYYPLVGGPGLYFELRFHQKPINPKHWLTSR; encoded by the coding sequence ATGCAGCATTCCAACCGGTTGATTATCATATTCCTCGCTATCTTCGCCGTTGCGGCCTTCGGGACGCATGCCATGGCTCAGGCGGTGCACAAGCAATTGCAGGAAAAGCAGCAGGAAGCCGACCGGACGGAACAGCTCATGAAACGCCTCAAGGCGCGTGAGGGCGGTCTTTCGCAAAAGCTGCGCGATATTCGTTCACGCATGAAGACCTTGCTGCCGGAGGTCCGTGCGCAAGAAGCCGAGCTGCATAAGATTCGCGAACATGAGCATGAAGCGCGCAAGGAGCATTACGAGCTCGACGCCAAGCGCAAACAGTTGCTCTCCGAGCTGCAAAATCTCGTCAAATCAATTTGGCCGGTGCACCTGACGAATTTACGGGCCCAGCTTGGCAACATTGCGAGCTGGGACAGCGCGGACCGTCGGTTCACATGGCTGGCCGAGGTGTACGGCGCGACACGCGAAAAATTCGTGGCGGTCCGCGAGACCACCGAAAAGCTGGCAAAGAATCTGGAACGGCAGAAACTGCTTGAAAAAGAGGCCGAAGCGCAGCTCAAGCGGGTGAACGCCTCCAAGGACAGGCTGCTTCGGGACAAGCTGGCTCTTCGACGCGAACTGCGTAACGTCAGGGAGAAAAAGCAGGATCTTGAAAGCCAGCTCAAGGGTATCCTTGCGGACATCAAGACGCTCAACTACCGCCTCCAGACGCAGAAGACCAAGAATTTCAAACACTATAAACGTGCTCTGCCCTGGCCTGCCGCAGGCTCCGTTGCAGCCGGGTTCAGCCCTTCAGCCACTCCACCTCGGCGTGGACTTGCCATCGAAACCGGTGACCAGGAAGAGGTGCGCTCCGTATTCTGGGGCAAAGTGGTGCACAATGACCTACTTCGCGGCTTTGGGCAGGTGGTTATCGTTTACCATGGGTTTGACTATTACAGCCTCTATGCCTTCATGTCCGAAACGTTTGTTCAAACCGGACAGGAAGTGGAGAAGGATGAACCCATCGGAAAAACCGGGTATTACCCGCTCGTGGGCGGGCCCGGGCTGTATTTTGAATTGCGTTTTCACCAAAAACCCATTAATCCAAAGCATTGGTTAACTTCTCGATAA
- a CDS encoding S41 family peptidase, which yields MRITLWLATALLLFALAVSPGPSVAGKDPDRFQVLSRFSQVLELVGEQYVNPISREELIDDALKGMLEQLDPHSNYLTPAEFSGMQESTSGEFSGIGIEISMENNRLTVVTPIEDTPAYEAGLKAGDVILEIDGTPTYDMTLNDAVKLIRGEKGTTVTLNILHEGAEASEDIDIVRGTVPIVSVKTHSLGDGYMLVRLTRFNENTTRVLREGIRDFQKDGSELKGVVLDLRNNPGGVLGQAVSVADTFIEDGLLVYVQGRDENNRQDYFATRKSDDVTVPLVTVINSGSASAAEIVAGALQDHDRSLLIGERSFGKGSVQSLYPLPGGAGIKLTTALYYTPSGRSIQATGIEPDLTIPFIQPTEKDDDRPHRFFREKDLSGHLENVNGDKVHKKAVSEKVAEMLRRDNQLRMALELVKKLPKLRSIK from the coding sequence ATGAGAATCACTCTTTGGCTGGCCACGGCCCTTCTTCTCTTCGCACTCGCGGTTTCCCCGGGACCGAGCGTCGCGGGTAAGGATCCGGATAGATTTCAGGTTTTGAGCCGTTTCAGCCAGGTTCTTGAGCTGGTCGGAGAACAGTACGTCAATCCCATCTCCCGCGAGGAGCTCATCGATGACGCACTCAAGGGCATGCTTGAACAGCTCGACCCGCACTCCAACTATCTGACACCCGCCGAATTCTCCGGAATGCAGGAAAGCACCAGCGGTGAATTCAGCGGCATCGGCATAGAAATCAGCATGGAGAACAATCGCCTGACAGTGGTCACTCCCATTGAGGACACCCCGGCGTATGAAGCGGGACTGAAGGCCGGGGACGTCATCCTCGAAATCGACGGCACCCCCACCTACGACATGACCCTGAACGACGCGGTCAAACTGATCCGCGGCGAAAAGGGCACCACCGTCACGCTGAACATACTGCATGAAGGCGCTGAAGCCTCCGAAGATATCGACATCGTGCGCGGCACCGTGCCCATTGTGAGCGTTAAGACGCACAGCCTCGGCGACGGCTACATGCTGGTTCGTCTCACCCGCTTCAACGAAAACACCACCCGCGTGCTTCGTGAGGGAATCCGGGACTTCCAGAAGGATGGCTCCGAACTCAAGGGTGTGGTTCTCGACCTGCGCAACAACCCGGGCGGCGTTCTGGGACAGGCCGTTTCCGTGGCCGACACCTTTATCGAGGACGGCCTGCTCGTCTACGTGCAGGGTCGCGACGAAAACAACCGTCAGGATTACTTCGCCACACGCAAAAGTGACGATGTTACCGTGCCGCTGGTGACGGTCATCAACTCCGGTTCCGCTTCCGCCGCCGAAATCGTGGCGGGTGCGCTGCAGGATCACGACCGCTCCCTGCTCATCGGGGAACGCTCCTTCGGCAAGGGCTCGGTGCAGTCGCTCTACCCTCTCCCCGGCGGAGCAGGCATCAAGCTGACCACCGCCCTGTACTACACTCCGAGCGGGCGCTCCATTCAGGCCACAGGTATTGAACCCGACCTGACCATCCCCTTCATTCAACCGACTGAAAAGGATGATGATCGCCCCCACCGCTTCTTCCGCGAGAAGGACCTGAGCGGCCATCTGGAAAACGTTAACGGTGACAAGGTCCACAAGAAGGCCGTCTCCGAAAAGGTCGCCGAAATGCTCAGGCGCGACAACCAGCTGCGCATGGCTCTGGAACTGGTCAAGAAGCTGCCCAAGCTTCGCAGCATCAAGTAA